The region tcaattgaaggctcaggaaacctttgtaggtgttttgagttgataagctgattggcatgtcaccatattctaatttgttgagatcgtgaattggtattttttttgttaaatgtgagtcaaaattaTCTCcaataaaagaaccaaagacttaaactacttcagtctgtgttcactggatttatttaatacacgttgtggcgagtggggcggggccgagaggcgtgggaacgaggagtgaggccaggtgtagtgattggagatgagctacacctgcgccccaccgccagtatcgagtcccacgtaggagatggaaggatataaaactggatcgactatagtgaaggacgagagaggaccaggcctgggacgttattttatgtgtttgctttttatttgtgcgcgtcagtcgccgtgaggggctgacccgctgttttgtttatttttgaattattaaagtattttgattgtgcgccggttcccgcctcctccttcccgatgattagggagTTTGTATCGTTacacacgagtttcacaatttgagttgaattactgaaataaatgaacttttccacgacattctaattcattgagatgcacctgtacagcaCAGACGTACAGAGAACTGAAATTGCATTACTCACAgacctttatatatttatatataacatacttTATGAAagcatatattgtattttattaatttttttccagaGCTGAGATCCAGTCATGGCACAAAGTCAAAGTGGGTACACTGCTTTTGGAAACCCTCCTCTTGTCTCCGGCGTGGATCAGCCTCCATCGTATGATGCGGGTATTCCTCACGGAGCTCTGGATGCTGGCGTTCCCGTCGTTGTACCCGTCGGACTACCATACCCTCCACCCACTGCTTTTGGGAATCCCATGTCCGGACAGGGAGGCTCTGGATATCCACCGCAACCATATCCTCAAGCAGCACCGCATATGACAGATTCGTACAGCAGCGGACCGTACGGACAACCACTTCCATATGGTGAGACATTCAACTTCACACACAACTCGCTCTTTGGTCATAAACTCTAAACTAAGTTTTGTTTTGTGACAGAAGTGGCGATGGTTGAGCCGGGACAGAGCGATCCTCCTCCAGACTATGAGAACGAGGAGTTCGAAGGCCCCGGACTCGACGATAAAGCCGTCAGAAGAATGTTCATCCGGAAGGTAAACACTGACATAGAACAGACCTTCATTACAGGACCAGTGAAAGATTCAAGAGTCAAGTTCAGAAAGCGTCATGTTCAGATGCATATTttcaattagtttaatttagatttttcaattcaattcaaacgGTTTCAGTcattttggtgtttttttatactagtttttattagtttactaattctattagtttttaattcaaatatatctgtatagttttttattagctttaagttcagttttagttattttaaaagcATCTTGTTAAACAgggaaaataagaaatgtttaaattagatttttagttacattttaagcAATTCTGTTGACATTTTATAtctttagatttttattaaactttttatttaaatgttttaatttcgtttttatttttatttgtaattttagttaAACATTTAGTAATTTGgtagtttttgtcttttgtttattactttttgtttttaaatgtctatttttatttaatttttcttttagttAGTTTAGAAGTTCTATAGTTATCACATTTTACTATTAtaccttttattatatttttaaactaatctatatttttagttttttacttttcattttctgtaaagttttagtattttctTAGGTTATCCTAGTATTTTCTTAATTTGTATTTCAGAAATATGAATTTTAGTTGTTTTAggacatcaagttaaactaaaggagaATACACACATGTTTGAAgtagtttaaattttaatttaagtaactttgttgtatgtttttgttattattagtgtttttaatgtctgtatagtttttataaatttttatttccgtttgagatattttagtgcatcaagtctaatttttatttttattttttatgtgctttGCAGGTTTTTTCTGTCTTGAGTCTTCAGTTGGCCATCACCGTTGGCTTCGTGGCCTTGTTCACTTTTGAGCGTAATGTCAAGCTGTTTGTGAATCGAAATGTTTGGACGTACTGGGTGGGCTACGTAATATTCCTGGTGCCCTACCTAGTGATCCTGTGCTGCGGAGAGTTTCGCAGGAAGCATCCGTGGAACCTCATTTGTCTGGTGAATCTCTAATGAGgctttttcaaatgtaaaacagacTTAATTCTCCTTTCATGCATCATAATGAACGGTTTCTTGCATCTCAGAGTATCCTGACTCTGGCGATGTCCTACATGGTGGGTGTGGTCTCCAGCTTCTACGACACTGATATCGTGATGATGGCCATCGGCATCACTGTGCTGGTCTGCTTCACGGTCATCATCTTCTCTCTGCAGGTCAGTGCTCctcttttctgttttcatttggaAACCGAGAACTGCATGTgagcaacaaacataaaaaaaaaaagtttccatgttttttatttcaatgttgcAAAGTTTGTCTGAACTTCtgcccagtgttattttagtatcattaatatactaatatagtttttcttattattttgagTATTATTCGTTAACGCTTTAGTAATTTAGGTTTTTGTATAAGTGGCTCCTTTACAGTTCCCTCTCAGTTGGTAACTATGAGTAATGTCATGACCGATGAATTGGAATCTCGCTtcgagagaccaatctacttcgagtgtaaactaaatgaaccATTGGACAGTGGGATTTTTGCATCcagcataccagtttttcgcttcggagccgagctgCGGCTAAGTCGGTGGTCCAGCTGGTCCAGCTTGTACGGTGTCTGGGTGCCTGGCTACCCAAACCGTCCCGCTGGCTCCTGCAGTCCATCAGAATCGGCTGTGCGATTCAGTTCACCCCACGTCCCCAGAGTCTTACTGACAAAGGATACAATAGAGCAGATCCCTCCAGCCGATTTGAAGGGCCCCTTCTTTATTGTACCCAAAAAAGGTGGTGGGTTACGAACAAGTTTAGACTTGCGCGTCTTGAACCAGGCCCTTACCCGGTTACTGTTAaagatgttgacgcagaaatGCATCTTTGGGTGCATCTGTCCCTGGTACTGGTTTGCAGTGATCTACCTGAATGATGCGTATTTTCATGTATCGATTCTTTCGTACCACAAACCATTGCTGCATTTTGTGTTCGAAGGACGaccatatcagtacaaggttctgcCCTTCGGGCTGTCCCTGTCACCTCGTGTCTTCACGAAAGTTGCGGAGGTAGCCTTTGTTCCCCTGAGAGAGCAGGACGTTCACATTCTCATCTCAACTGCTTCCGAAACCTCCCTTTGGGAAGGATGGAGTTTCAGCAACGATCCTGTTCCAagtggctcatttagtttacactcaaagtagattgggcTCTCGAAGTgagatcccaattcgtcggtTACAATGTGACGTCTCTGTCCCCTCCTTCAGGGAAAgagggttacatgcgtaaccgaTACGTTTTGAACAATGCCTTATTTGTAtctatctgtatgaccaaaaatgacagAGTATTTTAAGTCGTTCCCGACTGTTATAGCGAAAAAACCTGCGtcaacgtgagactcttatcgggcgataaaaaaaaatatcgccattattctcaaagttgggttgggaagtgggtctatactaggcgagctatgatgactttcaccttgatattttagcgcggatgtatacctagctGAATCCGTAGGGGGCGggaacgagtctttaaacctgtgtgtatgcctactgtgaaaataccacattaaacgtgacgtgctaacatggatgcagctgaagccgtcgggtttgcttcagggactttttttatttgttttattttttaagaagcctcccaatggaaacctcgacaagacgcatgcatgtttcacacataatccgtctgcagtgcgtctgCAGTCCATGTGCGtttcgtatgtggtgcagaagcagcacggacacACGATcgtgaacgatcgctgcactgctcctggaacgcactgatggACAGCAACCACATAAACGCttgaatccgttaacatggggtcataaaaaaaatatgcaacgcatacgcactgcagacggagtatgtgtgaaacaggcttaaggttgtttgcaccttgtgcaatgtgaaaTTCAGTTTGTGTTCAGCATAATTATAGCTATGGGAAAGAAGCTATAAGTAAGTCTGTTTGTACATGATTTAATGCACCTGTAGCATCTACCAGATGGCAGCAGGTTAAACCGGTGGGAACCAGGGTGTGAGTGGCCTTTTTCAATGCTCTGAGCTCTGTTGAGGCAGCGGGAGTTGTAAAGGTCCTTCAGAGAGGGAAGAGAACAGCCAATGATCCTCTGCGCGGTGTTGATGATCCGctgttttccttttctctccgCCTCTGTACAGCTGCCATCCCAGACTGTGATACAGTATGTCAGCAGGCTCTCCACTGCAGAGTGATAGAAGGTCTCCAGCAGcttcatatatataaatacgaAATACTCCTGAATTATTTCCGTTTAAGTATTTATGGAGCTATTAAAGAATCCGAAGCAGAAGAGTTATTTTTACTGAATAGTTGCTGATTTTAATAACTGTCTCCTGTCCAATTGCAGACAAAATATGACTTCACTACCTGTTATGGTGTGCTGTTCGTCTGCTCTATCGTCATGCTGTTCTTTGGGATCCTTTGCATGTTCCTGTACAACAGGATTCTGGACCTCATCTACTCGGCGATGGGCGCACTGATGTTCACCTGTGTAAGTCATCTGACTCccaaactgaataattaaataaataaacaaattattcaaataaataaataattgaaacaattgaataataattaacaaaacaGAACTAAAAATGTAATGCTGAGCACTGACAATGGAGTTGGAGATCCAAATGCAGCTTTATTAAAAGAGCATATTACTAAATgcaaaagagttaaaaaaaaaacaggcaagaCTTAGGGCATGCAGCAAACAATAAAAGAAACAAGTCCAATTAATGGTCTCCTTGGTCGGGACAGGACATTGAGTGGATTCAGAGATGGTATCTGTGAAAATGACAGGAAGAACTGGGAGTTCATGAATGGTTTCACCGGCTGTGACCGGCATGATTGAGGATTTACAGATGGCCTTCTTGGCCATGAGTGGACAGTCAAAGGGTTCAGAATGGACCTTCTTAGTCATTATGGTACAAACAGAGGGCTCAGGATTGGCCTTATTGGCCCTGGCAGGACAAACAGAGAGTTCAGAATAAGCCCCCTTGGCTAGGACAAAGCACTGAGTGAAATCAGAGACATTCTTTGCGACCATAAAAGGCAGGGCTGAGAGTTCATGATTGGCTTCTATGGCCGACATGACAGGGGTATGACAGGGGGTTCACTGACGGTCTCTGTGACCTCGTCAGGACAAAGAGTTCATATATTGCCTCCTTAGGGAAAGCTGGAGTGGACTCTTCGACTGGACTGGGCTCATGGACTGAAGCCATCTTTGTACTCTGCTCAGGAGCTGAAGTCTTCACTAGACTACTGTCAGGGACTTGAACGAATGTTAAGCTTTGTTCTGAGGCTGAGGCAAACACACGAATGAGATCAGTAGTGGAAACAGACATTGGCTGTGGTCAGGGGCTAGAATCATCTTTGGGCTCAACTCAGGAACAGAATCCCTCTCTGGACCAAACTCACCTGGGCTCAACTTGGGAacagaagccctctctgggctcaACTTGGGAACAGAAGCCCTCTCCGGGCTCAACTTGGGAacagaagccctctctgggcAAAAACTTGCCTGGGCTCAACCTGGGAACAGAAACCCTCTCTGGGCTCAACTTGGGAacagaagccctctctgggcAAAAACTTGCCTGGGCTCAACTTTGGAacagaagccctctctgggctcaACTTGGGAACATAAGCCCTCTCTGGGCTCAACTTGGGAacagaagccctctctgggctcaACTTGGGAACATAAGCCCTCTCTGGGCTCAATTTGGGAACAGAAGCACTCTCTGAGCCAAACTAGGGAacagaagccctctctgggctcaacttgggaacagaagccctctctgggcAAAAACTTGCCTCGGCTCAACTTGGGAACAGAAACCCTCTCTGGGCCAAACTCACCTGGGCTCAACTTGGGAacagaagccctctctgggccaAACTTACCTGGGCTCAACTTGGGAacagaagccctctctgggccaAACTCACCTGAGCTCAACTTGGGAacagaagccctctctgggctcaACTTGGAAacagaagccctctctgggctcaCATTGGGAacagaagccctctctgggctcaACTTGGAAACAGAAACCCTCTCTGGGCTCAACTTGGGAacagaagccctctctgggctcaacttgggaacagaagccctctctgggctcaacttgggaacagaagccctctctgggcAAAAACTTGCCTGGGCTCAACTTGGGAacagaagccctctctgggcAAAAACTTGCCTGGGCTCAACTTGGGAacagaagccctctctgggctcaacttgggaacagaagccctctctgggccaAACTCACCTGGGCTCAACTTGGGAAaagaagccctctctgggctaaactcaggaacagaagccctctctgggctaaactcgggaacagAAGCCCTCTCTTGGCCAAACTTGGGAAaagaagccctctctgggctcaACTTGGGAAaagaagccctctctgggctcaACTTGGGAACAGAAGCTCtatctgggctaaactcgggaatagaagccctcactgggctaaactcggggactagAGTGGACGCCACCACCTCGGGAGATTCTGCAGTGGAGCCTGCAACCTCTGGGGAAACTAcggtggtgtgttttttttttttggaaaagaaatgGGGATGggtattcaaatgtaattttttgtaaGGTTAGATGTTcttgaaatgttgtttttttctctctctttctttttaaaaaaagcaatgaagataattttttttaaactgtcaaaataaaaacacaaaacatttactcAGTTATAGtgtaaaataagtttattattaaacttaataaaactaaaactctTACTAAATACAGTACAAAATAACATGGTTTTAAATGATTGAAAGGATGACTTAAATTCTTTGGGGTTCTTCAAGCCCTAATTCTGCTGttaaaaaatgcttaatttcCCCTCATATACAACAGAATAAATGAAATCATGTCATGTTTGTGTTGCAGTTCTTGGCCGTGGACACGCAGATGCTTCTCGGGAACAAGACTCTTTCCCTAAATCCCGAGGAATATGTCTACGCTGCACTCACCCTATATATGGATATCATTCAAATATTCTTATACCTTCTGCGGCTCTTCGGAAGAAGAAATGTGCACCGCTGGAGAAAGAAATGTATGCGACTGGTTACAGATTTTTAtgcattctgtttttcttttaagaagGGAATAAAGACATTTTATCAACAAATTTGTgttgggctttttttttcttctcacattcATGTTCAAAGGTTCCATTAAAGACATCGTAGTAGCTTCTGTTTCCGATTCTGATTCATTTGCTTTAAGTGAAGAAAGAAGTCAAATTTGTGACTGATCAGTGAATCAGAGTAAAATGACTGAGGAAAATTTAAGCATAACCTGTGGCGTGAAATGAACGAGCTGAAAATTGATTCAGGTTAGAaagatttttattaatgaaagtgcatgaccacaatttttttttattaaatacaaatgtaatattttatgtgtATAGCTCATTTTATAGCTTCATCAAGTTTAATATTGTGTGTAATATATAATTGATATGTggaatattttacttttattttttatttttttttatgtttaataaatgtattcaattatttgatttttaagtttgtaaaaataaatttaaatacaaaaaatatatttacatttttacacttaATATGCAGTATTCTTATAAAAGaattatacttatttatatttttaaaattacatttaaagttcacatttttagtgttttttgaagcttttattgtgtttactgtgtgcaatataacacgtgttcatgtttcgcgtgtaaaaaaaaaacagtatttttcacacgaTTCACACGTGTGAAATCTTCTTTTTCACACGATTtcatctgtataccgctgttttcacggtcataaaaacgggctgatgacttccttgttctataaagtccctccttcagaaatatgtaacgagttctgattgggccagcggttcctgtgttatGTTCTGACCTCCTgcaaacgcgattgggctagttttgagaagcaagtgggcaggatttgttttgaaaacctggcaatcctgatctgaatgcatgtgctggagatgtacttctaatcacagaacgcctttactgacgagatgcgcatgaaaatcgcattcgattttttgcacagcactaccatctagttaacaaagctaaacagcgttgccctttgtgtaataagttacagaaactgttaaacgcaccaacttaaataataaaatacacttaccagttgtggtccaaaaacaacgccttctccagacaaagagggaactgctccatctttcaagaataatctttgtgcgaatccggcattaaaatgattgagattgaggaagctgtcctcagcaaaatgtgctggaCATAGTTTTACACATGGATTATAatttttcgggaaccgagttaaacataaattgtaaccattgatctctaagtacagcgtccctgggaagcccaaacaaagatgattggactccgagattaaaataacagcgtttcaatggcgacaaacacaaacgcagctcttccttctctgtcggagcacaacaaggccacgcccccttttttgtgtattcatgtgggcggaggttagtcaaaaaactgttttattgacgtcattactgcaggaactagagggctgtagtccaaacgggtcgttcgttgtaggcaaattctgttaaataaaatatctcgcttggcatttaactttgagctttagaattttacagatattatttatactctaacaacaacattacacactaactgaagtttgaaacatggtatcacgaagaacgggaccttgtATGTGTACAGTAAATATAAAGGTTGTGAGGTGAGAGCAGAAATAGTCCAGATGCtgtaaatataatgcataatattaaaTGTGTGGCTTCTTATGTAAATGCACGTATTTTTAATCTCTCCTGCACCCAGTCTTGGGAAATATATGTTAGAATTTTAGTTCTGTAACAAGGGAGCTGATGAGACGAGATGTGCAGATCTAtctgcaagcttttatta is a window of Carassius auratus strain Wakin chromosome 16, ASM336829v1, whole genome shotgun sequence DNA encoding:
- the LOC113116756 gene encoding protein lifeguard 1-like, translated to MAQSQSGYTAFGNPPLVSGVDQPPSYDAGIPHGALDAGVPVVVPVGLPYPPPTAFGNPMSGQGGSGYPPQPYPQAAPHMTDSYSSGPYGQPLPYEVAMVEPGQSDPPPDYENEEFEGPGLDDKAVRRMFIRKVFSVLSLQLAITVGFVALFTFERNVKLFVNRNVWTYWVGYVIFLVPYLVILCCGEFRRKHPWNLICLSILTLAMSYMVGVVSSFYDTDIVMMAIGITVLVCFTVIIFSLQTKYDFTTCYGVLFVCSIVMLFFGILCMFLYNRILDLIYSAMGALMFTCFLAVDTQMLLGNKTLSLNPEEYVYAALTLYMDIIQIFLYLLRLFGRRNVHRWRKKCMRLVTDFYAFCFSFKKGIKTFYQQILKKEVKFVTDQ